The sequence below is a genomic window from Macaca fascicularis isolate 582-1 chromosome 3, T2T-MFA8v1.1.
TCCTCTTTCCAGAAAGCTGCTTGTTTGGGCAAGAGGAGAGATGCCCCGTGATGCAAAGAGCAAGTTACGGTGGAGGCCTGAGCATGAGAGCTCTGGTCACACCACGCCGAGGACCCGACAGCTCTTCACTTTCTGGCTGGAACCATAACCCCAGGGGTTGCGAGGACAGAACCTCCACCTGCCATCCCCTTGGGCGCCTCTGGTCTCCAGAGCACATCAAGGTCCTTCCCCTCCCAGCTTCTGATCTTGGAGAGCAGGGCCTCTCACGCTTACACTTGCGTGTTTAGGCGTATATGCTGCCATGCCAtgctttaaaaatagttctttGAATAAAAGCCTCTGGaacacatctttattatttttttggagagacagtctcattctgtcaccagactggagtgcagtggcgcgatcttggctcactgcaacctccgcctccctggttcaagtgattctcctgcctcagcttccgagtagctgggactacaggtaggtgccaccacatccagctaatttttgtatttttagtagtgtcggggtttcaccatgttggccaggatggtctcgatttcttgaccttgtgatctacccgcctcagcctcccaaagtgctagattacaggtgtgagccaccgtgcccagctatctTCATCTATTTTTAAGATGGGATctttgctgttgcccaggctggagtgcagagtgcgatcacagctcactgtagcctcaagctcctgggctcacacgatccccctgcctcagcctcccaagtagctggcactacaggcacgcaccaccatgcccagctaattttgtttatctgtaaagATGGGTCTCTTGTGGCCTgggttggtctcagactcctgcactcaagcaattcttccaccttggcctcccaaagtgctgggattataggtgtgagccactgcacccagcccaaaatgtTATTTACAATGGTTTTCTACATGCCAGGCTTTGTTTGGTGTATGGAAATAGAAACTatgatgaataaataataaaccaCCTTCAAATAAAATTAGGATTAGAGCTGggtccggtggctcacgcctgtaatcccagcactttgggaggctgaggtgggccgatcacgaggtcaagagattgagaccatcctggccaacatggtgaaaccctgtctctactaaaaatacaaaaaattagctgggtgtggtggcgggtgcctatagacccagctactcgagaggctgaggcaggagaatcgcttgaacccgggaggtggaggttacagtgagtacagtgagctgagatcgtgccactgcactccagcctggtgacagaggaagactctgtctcaaaaaaaaaaaaaaaaaaaaaaaaaaatatatatatatatatatatatatatatatatatatatatatatatatatatatgattagaGTGATCTGCTCTGAATTTTGGGGACTAAAAAATCGATTTAGCGTTGGTTTTGAATCCTgccaatattttatattaagCAAAGAaagactaaatttattttaataaacattcagAGCCTGAGAGTGGCCGAATTTTCAAGCCAGACCCTCCCAATGTTCACACACTGTGAAAAGCTTATGCCATGAACAACTGACCCGGACCACTATCATCCCAGTGGGAGCCTCTGCTTTACAATACCAGGTTAGATGTCTGTTCCCAGAACCACCAAGTTAGTTATAACTAATAGTCTTCtctcaagtttgtttgtttgttttttaatcttggAGTTAAAATAATctgactcatttttcttttatcaaagaAGTAGGAAAATTACAATACGAATTCTAGAGAGCGCTATAAATTAGACCTATGACTCAAAATCCTTGAAACAATTTCTCTACAAACAGAAGAGTTAAAAATAGATTTCAGTAAAATCCCTATATGCGTTCTTATGTGTAAAGAGTTAGCTATGAGGAACATATCTTATTTTGAGGAACTTTATTGTTACATTTTTGCAATAATAGATGAGGCAAATCTACCTCCTGCTTTTCCAACATcttaataaaaaaagacaataaggattaacaatgaaattaaaattaaaaaatacaaaagcctaAGGTTCTGGAGACAAAACTGACTACGGTCTATGTGTAGCAAAGTTGTAAATGACAGTTTAGCCTTGCAGTTTCCTTCTTCTCCAATTACAATGCGTTACAGAATTTGGAAGGGGGTGTCTTTAAACATGTTCTAATTTACCCTGGtcatgaggaggaggagaagtccAGCTCAGCAAGGCCAAGTGCCTCGGCCAGGGAGGTGGGGCCAGTGCTGAGCGGGTCAAGAGCCCGGGCCGGGGGCCATCCCACTGTGCTTTCTATCGAGTTAAACGGACCCCACAACATCTCCTTCCTTTCATGCTTTCGGTTTGAAAGTGACGAGTAAATATGTCAGACTGTTTACAGGAAAAAAAGCACTCATTGACAAGTCTGGACTACTCAGGAAGATGTTTCAAACAACTCCCCTGCTACGCCAATCACAGCGCTGCTGTCGCCAACAGTGCCACCAAGAGGTGGAGGACCCGCTTGCACTTCCTCTGGGCCCTGGATTTTCACACACACAGGAGAGACAGTAAAAGTGGACCCGGGAGGCAAACAAAGCTCACCACGCTCTGGACCGGCCGTGCATCACTGTTGGAAACTGAAAATGTGACCTGAGACCATCCCGAGAGACCCACcagagttttctttctcttttaaaacctGGTCATCAGCACTCAGCTCCGGTCACATCCTTTAGGTCTGTGAAGAGCCACAGAAGCAGTACAAAAACAGCAACTTCTTTATCCAGCCAAAAAAGGAGCCACAAGCCCAGCAAACACTGACGCACGCCCTTGAGTACTGCAAGACAGAGTTCCATGCTGTCTCCTGATGAAAACGCGCTGCTCACAGGGTGACCCAGACGCAGGTTTTCCCCTCCCTCTTCTGCTTCTGCATCTGTCCCAAGGGCTTGTATTTATCAAGTTTGCAGGAAACAAGCCGAGGGTGAGCTGCAGAGGGGCTCGGGGTCAGGGGCAGCACGGCCTCGGGACGAGGGCCCTGGGATGTGTAACTGAGCCACAGCAATGTTCGGGTGCCAATTAAGAggaagcttttcatttttttttaaatgctaggaCACATCCCCAAACACGCTAGGCAGGATTTCTCAGTAGAGTGATACACAGAGGGGACCAGCTTGGAATGCAATGTATTTTAAACACAGTGAAAGCCACCTGGCAGGTAGCTGGACAAGTGAGCTGGGCCCAGGACTGGCCAGCTTGTATCAACATTCACAGGCTTCCGCGGGCTCCCCCGGGACAGCGGCATCCGAGACTGTTTACTTGTTCTGCAAGCACAGTCATAGGAGCAAGGGGCCTCGATGAGAATCAGACTTACAGGAGAGCTGCAAACAGGCACGGCTGTCCAAAGGCACTGGTGGAGCGGCAGTTTGGAGAAACTCAAGATTCCTCCAGCGTCTGTGGGCTTCCTGAAAGGTCAGCTGTGAGCTCGCCAAGCTGCTGGGGCATTAACAAAAGCTCTGCTAGTGGCCTTGCCAGCTTTCTGAAGCCCCAGAAGAGGAATGTTTCTGAAAGAAGGAAACGCTATGTGTTGCCAACTGTGTGTGTGCAGATGACTTGCAGGAAGATGGGAAAGCCATCTGCAAGGGGACCTGGTCTCTGTGTCTGCCGTTGGGTTGGGCGGGGGTGGCTAAGGGGAGAAGAGCACCGCTGTGTGTATGCGGACAGAGCAGCAGTCCCCGTGGGCATCCTGTCTCAGTCCGTGTTGTGCTAATGGGCATCGGGCAGGGTGGGTAGGGCTGAGCCTGCTGTAGGGCCATAAGGTGAATCCACACCTGCAGAGCTCCCCAGCCCATCCTCAGAGCTGGGAAGGGATCCTAGGCACGGCTCCTCAGCTTCATCTGAGAGGCGTGGACTAGGGGCTCTTAGGAAATCGGCACGGGAGTTTGAAAAGGCAACGTGCTCCCTTTGGGAGGTGGCCTTCAGACACTGCGGCTGGGGCTGCAGGGCCAGGCTCAGGCACTCTGAGTTTAGCAGCATCGGCGTGCACTGGATCTCTACAAGCTACCGTTAGGCAAAGCTTTCAGGTTAGTCTGTCTCAGAAGACTTGTGAGTTAGAAAAGCCGTCTGCAAGGCCAGCTGGTTTCTGTGTTTCTGTCATTAAAGACAGagcgtgtgtgtacacatacacatacacacacacacggtcttCAATTAAATTGTGTCAGAAAAAGAGGAACGTTTCTGTAAGAGCAAAGCAAGCTGTGTGATTAGGTGTTCCGTATTCACAACATCATCACTCGGGTTTTCAGTAGTTTCACTTGCCCCCAGGATTCAGTAGCTAACGTGACAGTTTCCATGTCCTTTTGCCTAGAGCTCACTGGCTGGCTGGTCTGACAGCATTCCTGAGCCAGGTATTCCAGGGCACGGATCCAAGAAACCCACTCAAGGACCACACAGACAATACACACCCAAGAGTCTGACCCACAGCCGTGGAGGCTGTTCAAGGACAACAAACCCCGGGGCTTTCTTGCTCACTGCAGCATGATGTCCTTCAGGTTCTCCTGCAGGATGGTGTCTTTCACAGCATGGAACACGAAGCGGACGTTCTCGGTGTCGATGGCGGTGGTGAAGTGGTGGAACAGCGGCTTGCTGCGGTTCCGTCTCTTCCTGTCGAAGCACTGGACCAGGTAGCGCTGGACGTCCTCTAGCCTGTGCGGGTCACCCCTGAAGTCCGGGAAGTGCTTCTTGATGCTCACGGTCTTCACCTTCTCCACCAGGAGGTCCATCTTGTTGAGGAAGAGAATGATGGAGACGTTGAAGAAGAGCTTGTTGTTGACGATGGTCTCGAAGATGTTCATGGACTCCACCAGCCGGTTGGTGCGCCTGTCCTCCATGAGGACCTGGTCGTACTCGCTGGAGGAGACCATGAACAGGATGGACGTGATCCCGTCAAAGCACTGGAACCACTTCTGGCGCTGGGACCGCTGGCCGCCCACATCCACCATCTTAAATGGGATCTTCTTAATAACGAAGTCATGCTCCACAATTCCCTTGGTGGCCTTCCTCGCCAGCAGGATGTCCTGCTTACTAGGAAAGTAATTCTGTAAAATACAGAATGAGGCAGAAATTtagggggaggaagaaagaacacaagaacataaaaacaaaaaagatggcaAAAAGACAGGTTAGAAGGAAAGAGACTGAGTTTTGCAAGAAGTTGAACCAGATACCAAAAgcaaatttcatttataaaattatcaacTGGCCGTGAAACAGAATCAAATACTACATTTCAAAACGAACGGAGGCTCACCAGTCTGAGGACGAATGCTCAGAACACTCGTGGGCAGGCCCAGGGCAAAACCACATCCATTTTCTTCTCCAGAGGAAATTTAccatcttttttgtttccataccagagatacctttttatttttctaactccCAGAGCTTATAGCTTCCGAAACCTTACTGTGAATTAATTTAGGTTTTGTAATGTGATGTAAATTCAGTCTACAATACATTTAATGTTATTCTTAGAAAATTCTTAAAGTCTTTAGCAACACACAGGCAACCACACTCTTCACTCACTTTGACTTTGCACTATTCATAATCCTCCacgccaggcacggcggctcacacctataatcctggtgCTTTGGGAAGTGGGAGGAatagattgagcccaggagttcaagaacaacctgggcaacacagtaaaacctgGTACTGACAAGAAggaaaaacattagctgggcgtggcgccacaggctatagtcccagctacttgggaggccgagacaggagggtCACTagagcctaggaggctgaggctacaatGAGttatgatcgtgtcactgcactccagcctgggtgatggagagagaccctgtctcaaaacaaaaaaacaaaaaaacccacaccaACAAAACACCTCCCGTGATGAGTGCACGCACCACGCAGGCAGCTGTCTCACCAAAGGAGCAAACAGGGACGTGATCAAGCCTCGATCTAGAGGTCTGATTACCACCCACAGGGTGTGCAGGGGACAGAGAAACATCTTCAATAACACTGCAGGGGTGGAAGAGCAGAGTCCACATGGCAAGAAACAACCCTACAGGATAAATAACCCAGTTACTCCAATaaacaaattgaaagaaaaaaaggagagacatACAGATTAACACTTAAGTGATATTGACCTATGGCAATGCATGCACCTTATTAGGTTGCTGATTCAAATCTGctgaaacaaagcaaaatcaACATGAAAACATTAATGAGACAATAGGGAAAATCTCAAAACTGACTAGGTTGACATTACAGAATTACTGCTAATTTTTCAGGAGCTATACAGTATCGCGGTTATTGTGGTTGTGATTTTTCATCTCGTCTTTTCGAGGTACACTCTAAAATATTCTTTGCATTTGCtcctggaggcagggagagagggctgCTCAAACAAGACTggtaaacaggccgggcgcagtggctcacgcctgtaatcccagcactttgggaggccgaggcgggaggatcacgatgtcaggagatcgagaccaccctggctaacacagtgaaaccctgtctctactaaaaatataaaaaattagccgggtgtggtggcgggcgcctgtagtcccagctactcgggaggctgaggcaggagaatggcatgaacccaggaggcggagcttgcagtgagccgagattgcacctctgcactccagtctgggtgacagagcgagactccatcccccctcccaaaaaaaacaaaaaaaaacaaaaaacaagactgGTAATCAATGATAACTGCCACGCCTGGGGTTCCATTAGACTATTTGTTTTTGAATATGTTTGAATTTTCCGTGAGATAAAGTTAAAGGAAGTCCTACTTTCACTCAACAACTCCTCTATCTCCTTTATAGTGATCTGGGCAAAGGCAATTTCCTCCCCTGCCCCGAGACGGAGCACAGATCTAAGTGAGAGCATGCC
It includes:
- the GNA12 gene encoding guanine nucleotide-binding protein subunit alpha-12 isoform X2 — protein: MFLMAFENKAGLPVEPATFQLYVPALSALWRDSGIREAFSRRSEFQLGESVKYFLDNLDRIGQLNYFPSKQDILLARKATKGIVEHDFVIKKIPFKMVDVGGQRSQRQKWFQCFDGITSILFMVSSSEYDQVLMEDRRTNRLVESMNIFETIVNNKLFFNVSIILFLNKMDLLVEKVKTVSIKKHFPDFRGDPHRLEDVQRYLVQCFDRKRRNRSKPLFHHFTTAIDTENVRFVFHAVKDTILQENLKDIMLQ